A single Biomphalaria glabrata chromosome 2, xgBioGlab47.1, whole genome shotgun sequence DNA region contains:
- the LOC106056245 gene encoding intraflagellar transport protein 140 homolog yields the protein MAVYFDHCLDTYGASINTDIGWLKNNSSLLAVLSYGEDSGGSVLLFNEEGERVPHKSINSQGHAKCHAWHPSRKILAVGWETGEISVWNDQDKELIEAPHLHHAEVACIAWSSNGTRLISADSSGALIGWKCDSKGHLGQDPFQHHLQEPITEIILKPPPPGDPSMDINSLARAAVSGDESALDMFNWKRGGKNKAPTPFGPQESLSFFIGGASGGLYFLNDQGKCIQCFSVDTPVRKLLYYEEKNMLLTITNNLILTQHIVFAEGETKEIMKVKLSGRTENPLFIWAGKGVLATVTGETVIRMWDMEQDDNYILSLEGNSSFDVNEIIVCLAYNKETGILAGGTNLGSIAFWKFSQHLQNSKVDGSEKWTLQSPATVEGAIRKIEWSSTKGLLAVNTIANVYIMSEKVMSFSYRDQNAVVQFGPNSISIEIFSSSLHHEIKTEIQVKGIYSTKDTLAVWNGKKVIIYEFTSDKSSLKTAGSFATESMIIVLYEQNVYSIEQNKVQVRTFQGTVKQLLTFAEPEGHPVSLDVCGSFLLVATDVGVLRVYDLSRREAKSHSNPKNLQDIIPGFGSIINAKINCAGNRVSIQVMQSNGSLDHKLYFWDVELDTVQYFNFETGRGEQDDYPSSVTTQENENDSNDAERGKNQAAKDIAGRYPNSMYWDITEPKLFVCEALILSNTVDSSDMKKPSLTKIVEQGPAEVMVISLFCTSENGILIQDNFPMPSYFQRMMGVEVPYYYFTLKGEAKHNDLSSYGGQVNPETGAVTYPRRVARKIMHDFVGLENSDKATRDAMMNFSFYLCIGNMDEAFKAIKLIKSESVWENMAKMCVKSRRLDVASVCLGNMGHARGAKALREAIAREPELDAKVAVLAIQLGLYEDAERLLKNCKRYDLLNEFYQNRGEWQKALETAEMYDRIHLRTTFYNYARYLEEQGDFQAAIPNYEKSETYKFEIPRMLLDDTDQLELYISKSQDKTLNRWWAQYMESVGDMETAIQYYEKAEDNFSLVRVYSFCDKIDKAAEICDTTKDLAACYYLARQYENQGQIKEAIAFFQKAKAYGSAIRLCKEHGYEDQLLNSALVGRPEDIMEAARYYETKPGQESKAVMLYHKAGNYSKALELAFTTRQFDSLQQMSSELDDRADPEILQKCAEFFLENGQFDKAVDMLAIGKKYWEAIKICMDQTVEITEDLAEKLTPDKDFDNAARLKLLEAIAEVCMHQGAYHLATKKFTQAGNKIKAMKALLKSGDTEKIVFFAGVSRQKEIYVMAANYLQSLDWRKEPEIMKNIIAFYNKGRALDALASFYDACAQVEIDEYQNYDKALGALGEAYKCLTKAKMDDSMQQEEKLETLKHKMTLIKRFSTARRSYQENPEEAIKQCQVLLEEKDLDSAVRIGDIYGFIIEHFASKERWKAAHTYLEELQRRLPGIHLGFYVSMKTIEAIHSALALPMDRSLKSDRLNGFRVGGGDHDEDLSEFVEEEIIDDSYSAGDKI from the exons ATGGCCGTCTACTTTGATCATTGCTTAGACACATATGGAGCAAGTATCAACACAGATATAGGATGGTTGAAGAACAATTCTTCTCTGCTGGCTGTGCTATCCTATGGTGAAGATAGTGGTGGGAGTGTTCTGCTTTTTAATGAAGag GGTGAAAGAGTTCCACATAAGTCAATAAACAGCCAAGGCCATGCTAAATGTCATGCCTGGCATCCTTCACGTAAAATTCTAGCAGTGGGTTGGGAAACAGGGGAGATCTCAGTATGGAATGATCAAGACAAAGAACTCATTGAAGCTCCACATCTTCATCATGCCGAAGTTGCTTGTATCGCTTGGAGCTCTAATGGAACAAGACTAATCTCAGCTGACAGT TCTGGTGCATTGATTGGCTGGAAATGTGACAGTAAAGGTCATTTGGGTCAAGATCCATTTCAACATCATCTTCAAGAACCCATCACTGAAATCATTTTGAAGCCACCTCCTCCTGGTGATCCATCAAT GGACATAAACAGTTTAGCCAGGGCAGCAGTAAGTGGAGACGAGTCCGCCTTGGATATGTTCAATTGGAAAAGGGGAGGTAAAAACAAAGCACCAACACCATTTGGACCACAGGAATCTTTATCTTTCTTCATAGGAGGAGCCAGTG gtGGCCTCTATTTCCTGAATGATCAGGGCAAGTGCATTCAATGTTTCTCAGTGGACACTCCTGTCAGGAAGCTCTTGTACTATGAGGAAAAAAACATGCTTTTGACAATAACAAATAACTTAATACTAACACAACACATTGTGTTTGCTGAGGGGGAGACCAAGGAGATCATGAAG GTTAAGCTGAGTGGAAGAACAGAAAATCCTTTGTTTATCTGGGCAGGAAAGGGAGTTTTGGCTACAGTCACAGGGGAAACAGTTATAAG GATGTGGGATATGGAACAAGATGACAATTACATTCTAAGTCTTGAAGGAAACTCCAGCTTTGATGTGAATGAGATCATCGTTTGCTTGGCCTACAACAAAGAAACTGGCATACTAGCGGGGGGCACCAATCTGGGCAGTATAGCCTTTTGGAAGTTTTCTCAACACCTCCAAAATTCTAAAGTGGATGGCAGTGAAAAATGGACCTTGCAGTCTCCTGCAACTGTGGAAGGGGCCATCAGAAAAATTGAA TGGAGCAGCACTAAAGGTTTGCTTGCAGTCAACACAATAGCAAACGTTTACATTATGAGTGAGAAAGTCATGAGCTTCAGCTACAGAGATCAG AATGCAGTAGTACAGTTTGGACCCAACTCTATAAGTATTGAGATATTCAGTTCAAGTTTACACCATGAAATAAAAACTGAGATTCAAGTCAAAGGCATTTATTCTACAAAG gatACATTGGCAGTTTGGAATGGGAAGAAAGTGATTATCTATGAGTTTACTTCTGATAAATCATCTTTGAAAACTGCAG GCTCCTTTGCAACAGAATCCATGATCATAGTTCTTTatgaacaaaatgtttataGTATTGAACAAAATAAAGTTCAAGTCAGGACGTTTCAG GGAACTGTGAAACAACTTCTAACATTTGCAGAACCTGAAGGACATCCTGTAAGCTTAGATGTCTGTGGCAGTTTCCTGTTGGTAGCAACGGATGTTGGTGTTCTGCGAGTCTATGATCTCTCAAGGAG GGAGGCTAAATCTCACAGTAACCCCAAGAATCTTCAGGACATCATTCCAGGTTTCGGTTCAATCATAAATGCTAAAATCAACTGTGCTGGGAATCGTGTCAGCATTCAAGTTATGCAA TCCAATGGTAGCCTGGATCACAAACTGTACTTTTGGGATGTAGAGTTGGATACTGTGCAGTACTTTAACTTTGAGACAGGTCGTGGAGAACAAGATGACTACCCATCTTCTGTGACTACACAAGAGAATGAGAATGACTCCAATGATGCAGAGAG GGGCAAGAACCAGGCAGCCAAAGACATAGCAGGCCGTTATCCCAACTCCATGTATTGGGACATAACAGAGCCTAAGCTATTTGTCTGTGAGGCTTTGATCTTGTCTAATACAGTCGATAGCAGTGACATGAAGAAACCTTCACTGACTAAAATTGTTGAACAAGGACCC gcAGAGGTCATGGTGATTTCTTTATTCTGTACTTCTGAAAATGGTATTTTGATCCAAGACAATTTTCCAATGCCTTCTTACTTCCAGCGTATGATGGGAGTTGAGGTTCCTTATTACTACTTCACCCTAAAG GGGGAGGCAAAACATAATGACCTCAGTTCTTATGGTGGTCAAGTGAACCCAGAGACAGGGGCAGTAACCTATCCCAGGAGAGTAGCCAGAAAAATAATGCATGACTTTGTAGGTCTTGAAAACAGCGACAAGGCAACCAGAGATGCCATGATGAACTTCAGCTTCTACTTATGTATTGGCAACATGGATGAAGCATTTAAGGCTATCAAACTAATTAAAAG TGAATCTGTCTGGGAGAACATGGCTAAAATGTGTGTGAAAAGTCGACGGCTGGATGTGGCCAGTGTGTGCCTGGGAAATATGGGCCATGCTAGAGGGGCCAAGGCTCTAAGAGAAGCCATTGCTAGAGAACCTGAACTTGATGCCAAAGTAGCAGTTTTAGCCATTCAATTAGGACTATAT GAAGATGCAGAAAGATTGCTTAAAAACTGCAAACGTTATGATCTGTTAAATGAGTTTTATCAAAATAGAGGCGAATGGCAAaag GCTCTAGAAACTGCAGAAATGTATGATCGCATACATTTGAGAACAACATTTTACAACTATGCCAGATATTTAGAGGAGCAAGGAGATTTCCAAGCAGCTATTCCAAA CTATGAAAAGTCTGAAACATACAAGTTTGAAATTCCTCGAATGTTGCTGGATGATACTGACCAATTAGAGTTGTACATAAGCAAAAGTCAGGATAA AACATTGAATCGTTGGTGGGCCCAGTATATGGAAAGTGTGGGGGACATGGAGACAGCTATACAGTACTATGAGAAGGCTGAAGACAATTTCTCATTGGTCAGAGTGTACAGTTTTTGTGATAAAATTGACAAG GCAGCAGAAATCTGTGATACAACCAAAGACTTGGCTGCATGTTATTATTTAGCCAGGCAATATGAAAATCAGGGTCAAATCAAGGAAGCCATTGCCTTTTTTCAAAAGGCCAAAGCATATGGCAGTGCAATACGGTTATGTAAG GAACATGGCTATGAAGATCAATTGCTGAATTCAGCACTTGTTGGTAGGCCTGAAGATATCATGGAAGCAGCCAGATACTATGAAACTAAGCCAGGTCAAGAGAGTAAAGCAGTCATGCTGTATCATAAG GCTGGCAATTACTCTAAAGCTCTTGAGTTGGCATTCACTACTAGACAGTTTGACTCACTCCAACAGATGTCCAGTGAATTGGATGACAGAGCTGACCCAGAAATATTACAAAAATGTGCAGAATTCTTCTTGGAAAATGGCCAGTTTGATAAAGCTGTAGACATGTTAGCCATTGggaaaaaa tACTGGGAGGCCATTAAAATCTGCATGGATCAAACTGTAGAAATAACTGAAGATTTGGCTGAAAAGCTGACTCCCGACAAAGATTTTGATAATGCAGCACGCCTGAAGTTGTTGGAGGCCATTGCTGAAGTGTGTATGCATCAAGGGGCTTATCACCTTGCTACTAAAAAATTTACTCAAGCTGGAAACAAAATCAAG GCTATGAAAGCACTTCTAAAGTCTGGTGACACAGAGAAGATAGTGTTCTTTGCTGGAGTCTCTAGGCAAAAAGAAATCTATGTCATGGCAGCAAACTACCTCCAGTCATTGGACTGGAGAAAAGAACCAGaaattatgaaaaatattattgccTTTTATAACAAAGGAAGAGCCCTGGATGCCTTGGCTTCTTTCTATGATGCTTGTGCTCAG GTGGAGATTGACGAGTACCAGAACTATGACAAAGCTTTAGGAGCTCTGGGCGAGGCCTACAAGTGTTTGACAAAAGCTAAAATGGATGATAGCATGCAGCAGGAGGAAAAATTGGAGACCCTTAAACACAAAATGACTCTCATTAAAAGATTCTCAACTGCAAGGAG gTCATATCAAGAGAACCCAGAAGAAGCAATCAAACAGTGCCAGGTGTTGCTTGAAGAAAAAGATTTAGACTCTGCTGTCAGGATTGGGGACATTTATGGCTTCATCATTGAACATTTTGCTTCTAAGGAAAGATGGAAAGCA